The proteins below come from a single Hemibagrus wyckioides isolate EC202008001 linkage group LG22, SWU_Hwy_1.0, whole genome shotgun sequence genomic window:
- the atxn2 gene encoding ataxin-2 isoform X2, translating into MSMKQTGGNRKPGSSSSSGAAAASGAGGCAGAAVGRHGLTRGRNSAKTHSTPVAFSGVYANMRMVHVLTSVVGAKCELNVKNGTVYEGVFKTYGPECDLVLDAAHRNSADLNVSPRREDIVESIIFKASDVVVVHFKDVDLSYAKKVSSEQDNLTDNSISARLNGEHKEKDLEPWDGGDQHVSGSLESLDTDLSNGWDPDDMFKYNEETYGVKSTYDSSLSSYTVPLERDNSEEFLKREARAAQLAEEIEASATYKARVALENDDRSEEEKYSAVVRDTHTLSRENKYIPPGQRNREVGLSWGAGRQNSPRLVQCNPGPPNPRASPHDYSTLTGVDQRVVNGGAQHWLSRCPSPSSRPSSRYQSGPNASLPTRPPSRPPSRPSRPPSHPSAHGSPAPLSTLPKRLSLEGPPRMSPKSQRTPRAHRMPSCRGAGPPGVDFMSQGASGEASTTPPARSSPSGGTWSSVVSGGHRPRSPRQNIVGGAPPGPSSSSPSPQAGTVPVESMATPTSTTSPISASPAPNMAAIPVTEAKEIRHNSPSANKENVKPVESSSSSRPVSKGFPSMPPDHRKQIDNLKKFSVDFRLQSSANPELGVDTMMTKSPRDSGEKLKESQSEKSITGATGPKVCSESSGSEEVSAAVGVGSKPGTPSPSPSSSTLSTEQKRVPDVTSQGVQTSSPAAMKSDDKEEKKDPLPESVRKSTLNPNAKEFNPRPLCTPPKPATTPTLTRPQGQPSPSIVVQQPPAVYSQQMCFPQVYPLTPVSPGVQKSIIWKTPTVYHLQVPHVTVSQSKPFRQVPSMPQQRPEQHHPAGTSPMMHPATAAGPPIVAQSSIYSTQYFTCNPPQFSSQPLVQQMPHYQSQAQHVFSPVMQGGARMITTSHGQPNLASSSTTQYGEQTHPMYAPIPQQYTHHGATLHPHPPQPPQPSATPTAQAQQSGQHAGTSHAASPVQHPQHQASLHLASAAPPQQQMYSALTPTPPSMTPGPAPQSPQAVYIHPQQVQHSYNPNHMAHVQQAHMQSGMVPPHHGTPSHPVMLMATQAPAGPQPPLPQSTLNPIPVSSTTHFSYMAHPPVVAQCLRCWTTNPGITKSCHCWALE; encoded by the exons ATCTGGTCCTGGATGCAGCCCACAGGAATAGCGCAGATCTGAACGTGAGCCCTCGACGTGAGGACATTGTCGAGAGCATCATCTTCAAGGCCTCAGATGTCGTGGTGGTGCATTTTAAAGACGTGGACCTGAGCTATGCCAAAAAAG TCTCATCAGAGCAAG ATAACCTTACAGACAACTCAATAAGCGCTCGTTTAAATGGAGAACATAAAGAGAAAGATTTAGAGCCTTGGGATGGAGGAGATCAGCATGTCTCCGGCAGCTTGGAGTCTCTTGATACTGACTTG TCAAATGGTTGGGACCCTGATGACATGTTCAAATACAATGAGGAAACGTATGGTGTGAAGTCTACCTATGATAGCAGCCTGTCCTCATACAC AGTGCCACTGGAGCGAGACAATTCAGAGGAGTTCCTCAAGCGGGAAGCTCGTGCAGCGCAGCTCGCCGAGGAGATTGAGGCCAGCGCCACCTATAAAGCTCGTGTGGCACTGGAGAACGATGATCGGTCAGAAGAGGAGAAATACTCGGCTGTAGTgcgggacacacacacactcagcag ggaaaataaatacattcccCCAGGCCAGAGGAACAGAGAAGTAGGACTGTCATGGGGAGCAGGACGGCAGAACTCACCCAGACTGGTGCAGTGCAATCCTGGACCTCCTAATCCCAGAGCTTCACCACATGACTACAGCACACTTACTGGTGTGGATCAACGTGTTGTAAATGGAG GTGCCCAACATTGGCTCTCTCGCTGTCCATCTCCCTCCTCTCGCCCTTCCTCTCGCTACCAGTCAGGCCCCAACGCCTCCCTTCCCACCCGGCCTCCCTCCAGACCCCCATCCAGGCCCTCGCGGCCTCCCTCTCACCCCTCTGCCCATGGCTCTCCAGCACCCCTCTCCACTCTGCCCAAACGCCTCTCCTTGGAAG GTCCTCCTAGGATGTCTCCTAAATCCCAGAGGACCCCCAGGGCACACAGAATGCCCTCCTGCCGGGGAGCTGGCCCTCCTGGGGTGGACTTCATGTCACAGGGTGCATCTGGGGAGGCTTCAACTACTCCTCCTGCTCGTAGCAGCCCCTCTGGTGGCACTTGGTCTTCAGTGGTCAGTGGAG GACACAGACCTCGTTCTCCTCGGCAAAACATTGTGGGCGGTGCGCCACCTggcccctcctcctcctcaccttcTCCACAAGCTGGCACAGTGCCGGTGGAATCAatggccacacccacttcaacaACATCACCAATTTCAGCGAGTCCTGCTCCTAACATGGCTGCAATACCAGTAACTGAAG CAAAAGAAATTAGGCACAATTCTCCTTCGGCCAACAAGGAGAACGTGAAGCCTGTGGAATCTTCCTCAAGCAGTAGGCCAGTTAGTAAAG GATTTCCAAGCATGCCACCTGACCACAGAAAGCAAAtagacaatttaaaaaaatttagtGTGGATTTTCGG CTGCAGTCCAGCGCAAATCCAGAGCTTGGGGTTGACACCATGATGACGAAGTCTCCACGGGACTCTGGAGAGAAACTAAAGGAGTCACAGAGTGAGAAGAGTATAACTGGGGCAACAGGACCCAAGGTTTGTTCAGAGTCCTCTGGCAGTGAAGAGGTGTCAGCAGCGGTGGGTGTTGGGAGTAAACCTggcactccctctccctctccctcatcCTCTACTCTCAGCACGGAGCAAAAACGTGTACCTGATGTGACGTCTCAGGGTGTCCAGACTTCCTCACCTGCTGCCATGAAATCAGATGAtaaagaggagaagaaagacCCTTTACCAGA GAGTGTTAGAAAATCAACTCTTAATCCTAATGCCAAGGAGTTCAACCCTAGACCTTTGTGCACTCCA CCCAAACCAGCCACTACTCCGACTCTGACACGACCCCAGGGTCAGCCGAGTCCTTCCATCGTGGTGCAGCAGCCTCCTGCGGTTTATAGCCAGCAAATGTGCTTCCCACAGGTGTACCCACTGACCCCAGTGAGCCCTGGAGTGCAG AAAAGCATTATCTGGAAG ACTCCTACGGTGTACCACCTTCAAGTTCCTCATGTGACTGTAAGCCAGTCCAAGCCGTTCAGACAAG TACCCAGTATGCCACAGCAAAGACCCGAGCAGCATCACCCAGCAGGCACGTCACCCATGATGCACCCTGCCACAGCTGCAGGTCCCCCAATCGTAGCCCAGAGCTCCATTTACTCCACTCAGTATTTCACCTGCAACCCTCCACAGTTCAGCAGCCAGCCGCTTGTGCAGCAGATGCCCCACTACCAGTCACAG GCTCAGCATGTGTTCAGTCCTGTTATGCAGGGAGGTGCAAGGATGATCACTACCAGTCATGGCCAGCCCAATCTGGCCTCCTCTTCCACAACCCAGTATGGTGAGCAGACCCACCCAATGTATG CCCCCATCCCCCAGCAGTACACACACCATGGGGCCACCCTCCACCCACATCCCCCTCAACCCCCACAGCCCTCGGCCACACCCACAGCTCAGGCCCAGCAGAGTGGGCAGCATGCCGGCACAAGCCACGCTGCCAGCCCCGTCCAGCACCCACAGCACCAGGCGTCTCTCCACCTGGCCAGTGCAGCTCCCCCACAGCAACAGATGTACTCTGCCTTGACGCCAACCCCACCCTCCATGACTCCTGGTCCAGCTCCTCAATCCCCGCAGGCTGTGTACATCCATCCTCAGCAGGTTCAGCACTCGTACAATCCCAACCACATGGCTCACGTGCAGCAG GCACACATGCAGTCAGGGATGGTGCCTCCACATCATGGCACTCCATCTCACCCCGTCATGCTGATGGCCACACAAGCACCTGCAGGCCCACAGCCTCCTTTACCCCAGAGCACACTCAACCCAATCCCTGTCTCCTCAACCACACATTTCTCCTACATGGCACATCCTCCAG tggtagctcagtgcttaagatgttggactactaatCCTGGGATCAccaaaagctgccactgctgggcccttgagtga
- the atxn2 gene encoding ataxin-2 isoform X4 gives MSMKQTGGNRKPGSSSSSGAAAASGAGGCAGAAVGRHGLTRGRNSAKTHSTPVAFSGVYANMRMVHVLTSVVGAKCELNVKNGTVYEGVFKTYGPECDLVLDAAHRNSADLNVSPRREDIVESIIFKASDVVVVHFKDVDLSYAKKVSSEQDNLTDNSISARLNGEHKEKDLEPWDGGDQHVSGSLESLDTDLSNGWDPDDMFKYNEETYGVKSTYDSSLSSYTVPLERDNSEEFLKREARAAQLAEEIEASATYKARVALENDDRSEEEKYSAVVRDTHTLSRENKYIPPGQRNREVGLSWGAGRQNSPRLVQCNPGPPNPRASPHDYSTLTGVDQRVVNGGAQHWLSRCPSPSSRPSSRYQSGPNASLPTRPPSRPPSRPSRPPSHPSAHGSPAPLSTLPKRLSLEGPPRMSPKSQRTPRAHRMPSCRGAGPPGVDFMSQGASGEASTTPPARSSPSGGTWSSVVSGGHRPRSPRQNIVGGAPPGPSSSSPSPQAGTVPVESMATPTSTTSPISASPAPNMAAIPVTEAKEIRHNSPSANKENVKPVESSSSSRPVSKGFPSMPPDHRKQIDNLKKFSVDFRLQSSANPELGVDTMMTKSPRDSGEKLKESQSEKSITGATGPKVCSESSGSEEVSAAVGVGSKPGTPSPSPSSSTLSTEQKRVPDVTSQGVQTSSPAAMKSDDKEEKKDPLPESVRKSTLNPNAKEFNPRPLCTPPKPATTPTLTRPQGQPSPSIVVQQPPAVYSQQMCFPQVYPLTPVSPGVQTPTVYHLQVPHVTVSQSKPFRQGKVPSMPQQRPEQHHPAGTSPMMHPATAAGPPIVAQSSIYSTQYFTCNPPQFSSQPLVQQMPHYQSQAQHVFSPVMQGGARMITTSHGQPNLASSSTTQYGEQTHPMYAPIPQQYTHHGATLHPHPPQPPQPSATPTAQAQQSGQHAGTSHAASPVQHPQHQASLHLASAAPPQQQMYSALTPTPPSMTPGPAPQSPQAVYIHPQQVQHSYNPNHMAHVQQAHMQSGMVPPHHGTPSHPVMLMATQAPAGPQPPLPQSTLNPIPVSSTTHFSYMAHPPVVAQCLRCWTTNPGITKSCHCWALE, from the exons ATCTGGTCCTGGATGCAGCCCACAGGAATAGCGCAGATCTGAACGTGAGCCCTCGACGTGAGGACATTGTCGAGAGCATCATCTTCAAGGCCTCAGATGTCGTGGTGGTGCATTTTAAAGACGTGGACCTGAGCTATGCCAAAAAAG TCTCATCAGAGCAAG ATAACCTTACAGACAACTCAATAAGCGCTCGTTTAAATGGAGAACATAAAGAGAAAGATTTAGAGCCTTGGGATGGAGGAGATCAGCATGTCTCCGGCAGCTTGGAGTCTCTTGATACTGACTTG TCAAATGGTTGGGACCCTGATGACATGTTCAAATACAATGAGGAAACGTATGGTGTGAAGTCTACCTATGATAGCAGCCTGTCCTCATACAC AGTGCCACTGGAGCGAGACAATTCAGAGGAGTTCCTCAAGCGGGAAGCTCGTGCAGCGCAGCTCGCCGAGGAGATTGAGGCCAGCGCCACCTATAAAGCTCGTGTGGCACTGGAGAACGATGATCGGTCAGAAGAGGAGAAATACTCGGCTGTAGTgcgggacacacacacactcagcag ggaaaataaatacattcccCCAGGCCAGAGGAACAGAGAAGTAGGACTGTCATGGGGAGCAGGACGGCAGAACTCACCCAGACTGGTGCAGTGCAATCCTGGACCTCCTAATCCCAGAGCTTCACCACATGACTACAGCACACTTACTGGTGTGGATCAACGTGTTGTAAATGGAG GTGCCCAACATTGGCTCTCTCGCTGTCCATCTCCCTCCTCTCGCCCTTCCTCTCGCTACCAGTCAGGCCCCAACGCCTCCCTTCCCACCCGGCCTCCCTCCAGACCCCCATCCAGGCCCTCGCGGCCTCCCTCTCACCCCTCTGCCCATGGCTCTCCAGCACCCCTCTCCACTCTGCCCAAACGCCTCTCCTTGGAAG GTCCTCCTAGGATGTCTCCTAAATCCCAGAGGACCCCCAGGGCACACAGAATGCCCTCCTGCCGGGGAGCTGGCCCTCCTGGGGTGGACTTCATGTCACAGGGTGCATCTGGGGAGGCTTCAACTACTCCTCCTGCTCGTAGCAGCCCCTCTGGTGGCACTTGGTCTTCAGTGGTCAGTGGAG GACACAGACCTCGTTCTCCTCGGCAAAACATTGTGGGCGGTGCGCCACCTggcccctcctcctcctcaccttcTCCACAAGCTGGCACAGTGCCGGTGGAATCAatggccacacccacttcaacaACATCACCAATTTCAGCGAGTCCTGCTCCTAACATGGCTGCAATACCAGTAACTGAAG CAAAAGAAATTAGGCACAATTCTCCTTCGGCCAACAAGGAGAACGTGAAGCCTGTGGAATCTTCCTCAAGCAGTAGGCCAGTTAGTAAAG GATTTCCAAGCATGCCACCTGACCACAGAAAGCAAAtagacaatttaaaaaaatttagtGTGGATTTTCGG CTGCAGTCCAGCGCAAATCCAGAGCTTGGGGTTGACACCATGATGACGAAGTCTCCACGGGACTCTGGAGAGAAACTAAAGGAGTCACAGAGTGAGAAGAGTATAACTGGGGCAACAGGACCCAAGGTTTGTTCAGAGTCCTCTGGCAGTGAAGAGGTGTCAGCAGCGGTGGGTGTTGGGAGTAAACCTggcactccctctccctctccctcatcCTCTACTCTCAGCACGGAGCAAAAACGTGTACCTGATGTGACGTCTCAGGGTGTCCAGACTTCCTCACCTGCTGCCATGAAATCAGATGAtaaagaggagaagaaagacCCTTTACCAGA GAGTGTTAGAAAATCAACTCTTAATCCTAATGCCAAGGAGTTCAACCCTAGACCTTTGTGCACTCCA CCCAAACCAGCCACTACTCCGACTCTGACACGACCCCAGGGTCAGCCGAGTCCTTCCATCGTGGTGCAGCAGCCTCCTGCGGTTTATAGCCAGCAAATGTGCTTCCCACAGGTGTACCCACTGACCCCAGTGAGCCCTGGAGTGCAG ACTCCTACGGTGTACCACCTTCAAGTTCCTCATGTGACTGTAAGCCAGTCCAAGCCGTTCAGACAAGGTAAAG TACCCAGTATGCCACAGCAAAGACCCGAGCAGCATCACCCAGCAGGCACGTCACCCATGATGCACCCTGCCACAGCTGCAGGTCCCCCAATCGTAGCCCAGAGCTCCATTTACTCCACTCAGTATTTCACCTGCAACCCTCCACAGTTCAGCAGCCAGCCGCTTGTGCAGCAGATGCCCCACTACCAGTCACAG GCTCAGCATGTGTTCAGTCCTGTTATGCAGGGAGGTGCAAGGATGATCACTACCAGTCATGGCCAGCCCAATCTGGCCTCCTCTTCCACAACCCAGTATGGTGAGCAGACCCACCCAATGTATG CCCCCATCCCCCAGCAGTACACACACCATGGGGCCACCCTCCACCCACATCCCCCTCAACCCCCACAGCCCTCGGCCACACCCACAGCTCAGGCCCAGCAGAGTGGGCAGCATGCCGGCACAAGCCACGCTGCCAGCCCCGTCCAGCACCCACAGCACCAGGCGTCTCTCCACCTGGCCAGTGCAGCTCCCCCACAGCAACAGATGTACTCTGCCTTGACGCCAACCCCACCCTCCATGACTCCTGGTCCAGCTCCTCAATCCCCGCAGGCTGTGTACATCCATCCTCAGCAGGTTCAGCACTCGTACAATCCCAACCACATGGCTCACGTGCAGCAG GCACACATGCAGTCAGGGATGGTGCCTCCACATCATGGCACTCCATCTCACCCCGTCATGCTGATGGCCACACAAGCACCTGCAGGCCCACAGCCTCCTTTACCCCAGAGCACACTCAACCCAATCCCTGTCTCCTCAACCACACATTTCTCCTACATGGCACATCCTCCAG tggtagctcagtgcttaagatgttggactactaatCCTGGGATCAccaaaagctgccactgctgggcccttgagtga
- the atxn2 gene encoding ataxin-2 isoform X5, with amino-acid sequence MSMKQTGGNRKPGSSSSSGAAAASGAGGCAGAAVGRHGLTRGRNSAKTHSTPVAFSGVYANMRMVHVLTSVVGAKCELNVKNGTVYEGVFKTYGPECDLVLDAAHRNSADLNVSPRREDIVESIIFKASDVVVVHFKDVDLSYAKKVSSEQDNLTDNSISARLNGEHKEKDLEPWDGGDQHVSGSLESLDTDLSNGWDPDDMFKYNEETYGVKSTYDSSLSSYTVPLERDNSEEFLKREARAAQLAEEIEASATYKARVALENDDRSEEEKYSAVVRDTHTLSRENKYIPPGQRNREVGLSWGAGRQNSPRLVQCNPGPPNPRASPHDYSTLTGVDQRVVNGGAQHWLSRCPSPSSRPSSRYQSGPNASLPTRPPSRPPSRPSRPPSHPSAHGSPAPLSTLPKRLSLEGPPRMSPKSQRTPRAHRMPSCRGAGPPGVDFMSQGASGEASTTPPARSSPSGGTWSSVVSGGHRPRSPRQNIVGGAPPGPSSSSPSPQAGTVPVESMATPTSTTSPISASPAPNMAAIPVTEAKEIRHNSPSANKENVKPVESSSSSRPVSKGFPSMPPDHRKQIDNLKKFSVDFRLQSSANPELGVDTMMTKSPRDSGEKLKESQSEKSITGATGPKVCSESSGSEEVSAAVGVGSKPGTPSPSPSSSTLSTEQKRVPDVTSQGVQTSSPAAMKSDDKEEKKDPLPESVRKSTLNPNAKEFNPRPLCTPPKPATTPTLTRPQGQPSPSIVVQQPPAVYSQQMCFPQVYPLTPVSPGVQTPTVYHLQVPHVTVSQSKPFRQVPSMPQQRPEQHHPAGTSPMMHPATAAGPPIVAQSSIYSTQYFTCNPPQFSSQPLVQQMPHYQSQAQHVFSPVMQGGARMITTSHGQPNLASSSTTQYGEQTHPMYAPIPQQYTHHGATLHPHPPQPPQPSATPTAQAQQSGQHAGTSHAASPVQHPQHQASLHLASAAPPQQQMYSALTPTPPSMTPGPAPQSPQAVYIHPQQVQHSYNPNHMAHVQQAHMQSGMVPPHHGTPSHPVMLMATQAPAGPQPPLPQSTLNPIPVSSTTHFSYMAHPPVVAQCLRCWTTNPGITKSCHCWALE; translated from the exons ATCTGGTCCTGGATGCAGCCCACAGGAATAGCGCAGATCTGAACGTGAGCCCTCGACGTGAGGACATTGTCGAGAGCATCATCTTCAAGGCCTCAGATGTCGTGGTGGTGCATTTTAAAGACGTGGACCTGAGCTATGCCAAAAAAG TCTCATCAGAGCAAG ATAACCTTACAGACAACTCAATAAGCGCTCGTTTAAATGGAGAACATAAAGAGAAAGATTTAGAGCCTTGGGATGGAGGAGATCAGCATGTCTCCGGCAGCTTGGAGTCTCTTGATACTGACTTG TCAAATGGTTGGGACCCTGATGACATGTTCAAATACAATGAGGAAACGTATGGTGTGAAGTCTACCTATGATAGCAGCCTGTCCTCATACAC AGTGCCACTGGAGCGAGACAATTCAGAGGAGTTCCTCAAGCGGGAAGCTCGTGCAGCGCAGCTCGCCGAGGAGATTGAGGCCAGCGCCACCTATAAAGCTCGTGTGGCACTGGAGAACGATGATCGGTCAGAAGAGGAGAAATACTCGGCTGTAGTgcgggacacacacacactcagcag ggaaaataaatacattcccCCAGGCCAGAGGAACAGAGAAGTAGGACTGTCATGGGGAGCAGGACGGCAGAACTCACCCAGACTGGTGCAGTGCAATCCTGGACCTCCTAATCCCAGAGCTTCACCACATGACTACAGCACACTTACTGGTGTGGATCAACGTGTTGTAAATGGAG GTGCCCAACATTGGCTCTCTCGCTGTCCATCTCCCTCCTCTCGCCCTTCCTCTCGCTACCAGTCAGGCCCCAACGCCTCCCTTCCCACCCGGCCTCCCTCCAGACCCCCATCCAGGCCCTCGCGGCCTCCCTCTCACCCCTCTGCCCATGGCTCTCCAGCACCCCTCTCCACTCTGCCCAAACGCCTCTCCTTGGAAG GTCCTCCTAGGATGTCTCCTAAATCCCAGAGGACCCCCAGGGCACACAGAATGCCCTCCTGCCGGGGAGCTGGCCCTCCTGGGGTGGACTTCATGTCACAGGGTGCATCTGGGGAGGCTTCAACTACTCCTCCTGCTCGTAGCAGCCCCTCTGGTGGCACTTGGTCTTCAGTGGTCAGTGGAG GACACAGACCTCGTTCTCCTCGGCAAAACATTGTGGGCGGTGCGCCACCTggcccctcctcctcctcaccttcTCCACAAGCTGGCACAGTGCCGGTGGAATCAatggccacacccacttcaacaACATCACCAATTTCAGCGAGTCCTGCTCCTAACATGGCTGCAATACCAGTAACTGAAG CAAAAGAAATTAGGCACAATTCTCCTTCGGCCAACAAGGAGAACGTGAAGCCTGTGGAATCTTCCTCAAGCAGTAGGCCAGTTAGTAAAG GATTTCCAAGCATGCCACCTGACCACAGAAAGCAAAtagacaatttaaaaaaatttagtGTGGATTTTCGG CTGCAGTCCAGCGCAAATCCAGAGCTTGGGGTTGACACCATGATGACGAAGTCTCCACGGGACTCTGGAGAGAAACTAAAGGAGTCACAGAGTGAGAAGAGTATAACTGGGGCAACAGGACCCAAGGTTTGTTCAGAGTCCTCTGGCAGTGAAGAGGTGTCAGCAGCGGTGGGTGTTGGGAGTAAACCTggcactccctctccctctccctcatcCTCTACTCTCAGCACGGAGCAAAAACGTGTACCTGATGTGACGTCTCAGGGTGTCCAGACTTCCTCACCTGCTGCCATGAAATCAGATGAtaaagaggagaagaaagacCCTTTACCAGA GAGTGTTAGAAAATCAACTCTTAATCCTAATGCCAAGGAGTTCAACCCTAGACCTTTGTGCACTCCA CCCAAACCAGCCACTACTCCGACTCTGACACGACCCCAGGGTCAGCCGAGTCCTTCCATCGTGGTGCAGCAGCCTCCTGCGGTTTATAGCCAGCAAATGTGCTTCCCACAGGTGTACCCACTGACCCCAGTGAGCCCTGGAGTGCAG ACTCCTACGGTGTACCACCTTCAAGTTCCTCATGTGACTGTAAGCCAGTCCAAGCCGTTCAGACAAG TACCCAGTATGCCACAGCAAAGACCCGAGCAGCATCACCCAGCAGGCACGTCACCCATGATGCACCCTGCCACAGCTGCAGGTCCCCCAATCGTAGCCCAGAGCTCCATTTACTCCACTCAGTATTTCACCTGCAACCCTCCACAGTTCAGCAGCCAGCCGCTTGTGCAGCAGATGCCCCACTACCAGTCACAG GCTCAGCATGTGTTCAGTCCTGTTATGCAGGGAGGTGCAAGGATGATCACTACCAGTCATGGCCAGCCCAATCTGGCCTCCTCTTCCACAACCCAGTATGGTGAGCAGACCCACCCAATGTATG CCCCCATCCCCCAGCAGTACACACACCATGGGGCCACCCTCCACCCACATCCCCCTCAACCCCCACAGCCCTCGGCCACACCCACAGCTCAGGCCCAGCAGAGTGGGCAGCATGCCGGCACAAGCCACGCTGCCAGCCCCGTCCAGCACCCACAGCACCAGGCGTCTCTCCACCTGGCCAGTGCAGCTCCCCCACAGCAACAGATGTACTCTGCCTTGACGCCAACCCCACCCTCCATGACTCCTGGTCCAGCTCCTCAATCCCCGCAGGCTGTGTACATCCATCCTCAGCAGGTTCAGCACTCGTACAATCCCAACCACATGGCTCACGTGCAGCAG GCACACATGCAGTCAGGGATGGTGCCTCCACATCATGGCACTCCATCTCACCCCGTCATGCTGATGGCCACACAAGCACCTGCAGGCCCACAGCCTCCTTTACCCCAGAGCACACTCAACCCAATCCCTGTCTCCTCAACCACACATTTCTCCTACATGGCACATCCTCCAG tggtagctcagtgcttaagatgttggactactaatCCTGGGATCAccaaaagctgccactgctgggcccttgagtga